In one Sphingomonas sanguinis genomic region, the following are encoded:
- a CDS encoding class I SAM-dependent RNA methyltransferase: MSDTIIRVAARGDGVTATGRHAAFAAPGDTLSADGSVVPGPHHQPPPCGHFPRCGGCQLQHLDDESYAGFVTDRIASALDAQGLTAPLRAPHLSPSHSRRRATLHAEAKGGRVLIGFSEEKSHAIVDMAECHILHPTLFALVAPLRALLQRLGFKRRGDVHLALADQGADILVTSFSPDGLEAAETIIAFCQRHGVARFSVDDGLGAETRWEPEPVTITLGGVGVPLPPGAFLQATADGEAALVAAVREAVGNPRTTADLFAGLGTFALALPGKVYAAEGARDAILSLKGAANGAGKMVFAEHRDLYRRPLTKAELDRFDAIVLDPPRAGARDQADALASTEVSAVAYVSCNPSSFARDAKAMIDQGWQLDWVQPVGQFRWSTHVELAARFSRQPSSG; encoded by the coding sequence ATGAGCGATACCATCATCCGCGTTGCCGCCCGGGGCGACGGCGTGACCGCGACCGGCCGCCACGCCGCCTTTGCCGCCCCCGGCGACACCCTGTCGGCCGACGGCAGCGTCGTGCCCGGCCCGCACCACCAGCCCCCTCCCTGCGGCCATTTCCCGCGCTGCGGCGGGTGCCAGCTCCAGCATCTGGACGATGAAAGCTATGCGGGCTTCGTCACCGACCGCATCGCCTCGGCCCTCGACGCGCAAGGCTTAACCGCGCCGTTGCGTGCCCCGCATCTCTCGCCCTCGCACAGCCGCCGCCGCGCGACGCTGCATGCCGAGGCGAAGGGCGGGCGCGTGCTAATCGGTTTCTCTGAGGAAAAGAGCCACGCCATCGTCGACATGGCCGAGTGCCATATCCTTCACCCCACGCTGTTCGCGCTGGTCGCCCCGCTTCGCGCGCTGCTCCAGCGGCTGGGGTTCAAGCGGCGCGGCGACGTGCATCTGGCGCTGGCCGATCAGGGGGCCGACATCCTCGTCACCAGCTTCTCGCCCGATGGACTCGAAGCGGCCGAGACGATCATCGCCTTCTGCCAACGACACGGCGTTGCACGTTTCTCGGTCGATGACGGGCTGGGCGCGGAAACCCGCTGGGAGCCCGAGCCCGTGACGATCACCTTGGGCGGTGTCGGCGTTCCCCTGCCGCCCGGCGCCTTTCTACAGGCCACCGCCGATGGCGAGGCGGCTCTGGTCGCCGCCGTGCGCGAGGCGGTGGGCAATCCCCGCACCACTGCCGACCTGTTCGCTGGCCTCGGCACCTTCGCGCTGGCGCTGCCGGGCAAGGTCTATGCCGCCGAGGGCGCGCGCGATGCGATCCTGTCGCTGAAGGGCGCGGCGAATGGCGCCGGGAAGATGGTCTTTGCCGAGCATCGCGACCTGTACCGTCGTCCGCTAACCAAGGCGGAGCTGGACCGGTTCGACGCCATCGTCCTTGATCCGCCGCGCGCGGGTGCTCGGGATCAGGCGGATGCCTTGGCGAGCACCGAGGTAAGCGCAGTGGCCTATGTGTCGTGCAACCCGTCCAGCTTCGCACGCGACGCCAAGGCGATGATCGATCAGGGGTGGCAGCTCGACTGGGTGCAGCCGGTGGGGCAGTTCCGCTGGTCGACCCATGTCGAGCTGGCCGCGCGCTTCTCGCGTCAGCCTTCGTCCGGGTAA